From one Triticum aestivum cultivar Chinese Spring chromosome 4B, IWGSC CS RefSeq v2.1, whole genome shotgun sequence genomic stretch:
- the LOC123094971 gene encoding very-long-chain 3-oxoacyl-CoA reductase 1: MAYLQQAPAWFLWLVSLGALYVSALLPRLLVYLTHCLRRPEDLRLRYGTWAVVTGPTSGIGRSVALELARRGLNLVLVDLDAANLHEVSGTIMSRHAVQTMAVVFDLSLVSTPKGDEALRRLRDAVKKLDVGILVNNAGIAKPGAVFLHEADVEAWVRMIRVNLWAVTEVTAAVLPGMLRRGRGAIINMGSASSEGISLPLHTMYSATKRYVAQFSRSLYVEYKSTGIDIQCQVPFFVATTMASGFAATWRPSALVPTADTYARAAVGWIGKGGPLCVPNLRHRLLGWYFATVPGGVQDWFCLRENLRHRKMLRRARSPRASACRPLGHGMPSIE; this comes from the exons ATGGCTTACCTCCAGCAAGCGCCGGCATGGTTCCTCTGGCTGGTATCCCTCGGCGCCCTATACGTCTCGGCATTGTTGCCCCGCCTCCTCGTCTACCTCACGCACTGCCTGCGCCGGCCCGAGGACCTCCGCCTGCGCTACGGCACGTGGGCGGTCGTCACCGGCCCGACGTCTGGCATCGGCCGGTCCGTGGCCCTGGAGCTCGCACGCCGGGGCCTCAACCTTGTTCTGGTTGACCTCGATGCCGCCAATCTCCACGAAGTCTCCGGCACGATCATGTCTCGACACGCCGTGCAGACCATGGCCGTGGTATTCGACCTCTCGCTTGTCTCCACTCCTAAAG gtgaCGAGGCGTTGCGGCGGCTCCGGGATGCCGTGAAGAAGCTGGATGTGGGGATTCTGGTGAACAACGCCGGGATAGCGAAGCCGGGTGCGGTGTTCCTGCATGAGGCCGACGTGGAGGCGTGGGTGAGGATGATTCGCGTGAACCTGTGGGCGGTGACGGAGGTGACCGCCGCGGTGCTGCCCGGGATGTTGCGGCGGGGCAGGGGCGCCATCATCAACATGGGATCGGCGTCGTCCGAGGGCATCTCCTTACCCCTCCACACCATGTATTCCGCCACCAAACG GTATGTCGCTCAGTTCTCCAGGAGCCTTTACGTTGAGTACAAAAGCACGGGGATAGATATCCAATGCCAG GTGCCGTTCTTCGTGGCGACTACGATGGCTTCCGGCTTCGCCGCGACCTGGCGGCCGTCGGCGTTGGTGCCCACAGCCGACACGTACGCGCGCGCGGCCGTGGGCTGGATCGGGAAGGGCGGCCCGCTCTGCGTGCCCAACCTCAGGCACCGGCTCCTGGGGTGGTATTTCGCCACCGTGCCAGGCGGCGTGCAAGACTGGTTCTGCCTGCGCGAGAATCTGCGGCACAGAAAGATGCTCCGGAGAGCGAGATCGCCGAGGGCGTCAGCGTGCAGGCCGCTTGGCCATGGGATGCCATCGATCGAGTAG